Proteins from a single region of Crassaminicella profunda:
- a CDS encoding REP-associated tyrosine transposase: MGRKPRVECEGGVYHVIQRGNNKEYIFRKKEEKTYLLNMIEEYRDRMGFEIYAFVFMDNHYHVVMKTLKEPLHKIMHRINNRYSKYYNYKNGRTGHVFENRYKGILVKDDRYLLSLIRYVHQNPVRAKMCKRVKDYEWSSDLYYRNHTQNEIVDIDFVLDIFSENRKEAIKLYESFMDMEEKEERSFFEEGLSIGENQIKAKIMEPKSKDRKNLDEILYAVTQDKGIYEEIKKGSRKRKLSIYKKEYIQRSLAFNYKMKEIGENISISEAAVFKINNR; this comes from the coding sequence GTGGGGAGAAAGCCTAGAGTAGAATGTGAGGGTGGGGTGTATCATGTTATACAAAGAGGGAATAATAAGGAATATATATTTCGGAAGAAGGAAGAAAAAACATATTTGTTAAATATGATAGAGGAATATAGGGATCGTATGGGATTTGAAATATATGCCTTTGTTTTTATGGATAACCACTATCATGTAGTAATGAAAACATTAAAAGAACCTTTACATAAAATTATGCATAGAATAAATAACCGATATAGCAAGTATTATAACTATAAAAATGGAAGAACAGGTCACGTATTTGAAAATAGATACAAAGGAATTTTGGTGAAAGATGATAGATATCTCTTATCTTTGATTCGTTATGTACACCAAAATCCAGTACGAGCAAAGATGTGTAAAAGAGTAAAGGATTATGAATGGAGTAGTGATCTATATTATAGAAATCATACACAAAATGAAATCGTAGATATAGATTTTGTATTAGATATATTCTCAGAAAATAGAAAAGAAGCAATTAAGTTATATGAAAGTTTTATGGATATGGAAGAAAAAGAAGAGCGTAGTTTTTTTGAAGAAGGGCTATCTATAGGAGAAAATCAAATAAAAGCTAAGATAATGGAACCAAAATCAAAAGATAGAAAAAATCTAGATGAAATATTGTATGCAGTAACTCAAGACAAAGGGATCTATGAAGAAATAAAAAAAGGATCAAGAAAAAGAAAATTAAGTATATACAAAAAAGAATATATACAAAGATCTTTAGCGTTTAATTATAAAATGAAAGAAATAGGGGAAAATATATCGATAAGTGAAGCAGCGGTATTTAAAATTAATAATAGGTAA
- a CDS encoding nucleotidyltransferase substrate binding protein, with amino-acid sequence MNIDMRWKQRFSNLIKAARQLTEFIEKEELNKFEVQGLIQCFEYTFELAWKTMKDYLEQEGFDVKSPRKAIKTAFQTQLIDEGHIWIDALEKRNLMAYTYDEEKATEAEELIRKKYYKMIKELCLKLEELS; translated from the coding sequence ATGAATATTGATATGAGATGGAAACAGAGATTCTCTAATTTAATAAAAGCGGCTAGGCAGTTAACGGAATTTATTGAAAAAGAGGAATTGAATAAATTTGAAGTCCAAGGATTAATACAATGTTTTGAGTATACCTTTGAATTAGCTTGGAAAACTATGAAAGATTATTTAGAACAAGAGGGCTTTGATGTGAAAAGTCCTAGAAAAGCAATAAAAACAGCTTTTCAAACACAGTTGATTGATGAGGGACATATTTGGATTGATGCATTAGAAAAAAGGAATCTAATGGCTTATACTTATGATGAAGAAAAAGCAACAGAAGCAGAAGAATTGATAAGAAAAAAATACTATAAAATGATTAAGGAACTTTGTTTGAAGC
- a CDS encoding nucleoside-diphosphate sugar epimerase/dehydratase: MRKRIYNVLLLFADGLAINLAFLLAFLLRFDGNFIHGAQSAGYFNVYVQNILTFTLIKLIIFYFFGMYNSLWKYASIEELIQVITTSFVAATATLTYTFLMQHHLPRSIYILTFMLDIILIGGIRFSYRAARRIRNNGVGSNKNFKRVMIIGAGQAGALVIKELKNHEELNSIPVAVIDDDDEKLHRKINGVPVLGDRYHIRKIAERKKIDEIIIAIPSSSRKEIKEILEECSKTKCKLKMVPGIYELIDGQVSIQKIRDVDIEDLLGRDSVKVDLEQISGYVQNKTVLITGGGGSIGSELCRQIATFNPEKLLIVDIYENNAYDIQNELIRNYPELDLEVLIASVRDRKRMEEIFSKYKPNVVFHAAAHKHVPLMETSPQEAIKNNVFGTLNVAECADRYGVEKFVLISTDKAVNPTNVMGATKRITEMIVQCMSRKSKTEFVAVRFGNVLGSNGSVIPLFRKQIAKGGPVTVTHAEVTRFFMTIPEAAQLVIQAGAMAKGGEIFVLDMGEPVKIIDLAENLIRLSGFEPYVDIDIEITGLRPGEKLYEELLMDEEGLKETRHNKIFIGQPIFMDYKVLITELNRLREIIIGDGEDIKDYIEHMVPTYTRTS; the protein is encoded by the coding sequence ATGCGTAAAAGAATTTACAATGTTTTACTACTGTTTGCTGATGGTTTAGCAATCAATCTAGCTTTTCTATTAGCTTTTTTATTGAGATTTGATGGGAATTTCATACATGGAGCACAATCTGCTGGGTATTTTAATGTATATGTACAAAACATATTGACTTTTACACTGATTAAGCTAATCATATTTTATTTCTTTGGTATGTATAATAGTTTATGGAAATATGCGAGTATAGAAGAATTAATTCAAGTAATCACAACATCTTTTGTGGCTGCGACAGCTACCCTTACTTATACATTTCTTATGCAACACCACTTACCACGTAGTATATATATTCTAACCTTTATGTTAGATATTATACTAATAGGTGGGATTCGATTTAGCTATAGGGCAGCAAGAAGGATAAGAAATAATGGAGTTGGGAGTAATAAAAACTTTAAAAGAGTGATGATTATAGGTGCTGGACAAGCTGGTGCTCTTGTAATAAAAGAGTTAAAAAATCATGAGGAGCTAAATAGTATTCCAGTAGCTGTAATCGATGATGATGATGAAAAATTACATAGAAAAATAAACGGGGTACCTGTTTTAGGAGATAGATATCATATAAGGAAGATTGCAGAAAGAAAAAAAATTGATGAGATTATTATTGCCATTCCATCATCTTCGAGGAAAGAAATAAAAGAGATTTTAGAAGAATGTAGTAAAACCAAATGTAAGTTGAAGATGGTTCCAGGAATTTATGAATTGATTGATGGACAAGTAAGTATTCAAAAGATTAGGGACGTAGATATTGAGGATTTATTAGGAAGAGATTCTGTAAAAGTAGACTTAGAACAGATAAGTGGATATGTGCAGAATAAAACTGTGTTGATCACAGGTGGTGGAGGTTCTATTGGGTCAGAGCTATGTAGACAGATTGCTACCTTTAATCCTGAAAAGTTATTGATTGTAGATATCTATGAAAATAATGCTTATGATATTCAAAATGAGTTGATAAGAAATTATCCAGAATTAGATCTTGAAGTACTGATAGCATCTGTAAGAGATCGAAAAAGAATGGAAGAAATATTTTCAAAGTACAAGCCTAACGTGGTATTTCATGCAGCAGCTCATAAGCATGTACCATTGATGGAAACAAGTCCTCAGGAAGCTATAAAGAATAATGTATTTGGAACACTTAATGTAGCAGAATGTGCAGATAGATATGGAGTAGAAAAATTTGTGCTTATATCTACAGATAAAGCTGTGAATCCTACAAATGTAATGGGGGCAACGAAGCGTATTACTGAGATGATTGTCCAGTGTATGAGTAGAAAAAGTAAGACAGAATTTGTTGCTGTGAGATTTGGAAATGTTTTAGGAAGTAATGGAAGTGTTATTCCATTGTTTAGAAAACAAATTGCCAAGGGTGGTCCTGTTACTGTTACCCATGCTGAGGTTACACGTTTCTTTATGACTATACCAGAAGCTGCTCAATTGGTAATCCAAGCTGGTGCTATGGCAAAGGGTGGAGAAATTTTTGTTCTAGATATGGGTGAACCTGTAAAGATTATAGATTTAGCAGAAAACTTAATACGTTTATCAGGTTTTGAGCCTTATGTAGATATAGATATTGAGATTACAGGACTAAGACCTGGGGAAAAGCTATATGAAGAATTGTTAATGGATGAAGAAGGATTAAAGGAAACAAGACACAATAAGATTTTTATTGGACAGCCTATATTTATGGATTATAAGGTTTTGATTACAGAACTGAATAGATTAAGAGAAATTATCATAGGTGATGGAGAAGATATAAAAGATTATATTGAGCATATGGTACCTACTTATACTAGAACGAGCTAG
- a CDS encoding type II toxin-antitoxin system RelE/ParE family toxin has product MLENNYNIKFTPKANDDLKEIYSYISSKLFAQNEADNLLERMETSIMRLKELPFSCNFVADEYLKNKGYRKLMVDNYIVFYLVEEMEKKVIIMRVLYGRQKYKDIL; this is encoded by the coding sequence ATGTTAGAAAATAATTACAATATTAAATTTACTCCAAAAGCAAATGATGACTTAAAGGAGATTTACAGCTATATTTCTAGTAAGCTATTTGCCCAAAATGAGGCAGATAATTTACTTGAAAGAATGGAAACAAGTATTATGAGATTGAAAGAATTGCCGTTTTCTTGCAATTTCGTAGCTGATGAATATTTAAAGAATAAAGGCTATCGTAAGCTCATGGTAGATAACTATATTGTTTTTTATTTGGTAGAAGAGATGGAGAAGAAAGTCATTATCATGCGTGTTCTATATGGAAGACAAAAGTATAAGGATATTCTCTAG
- the galU gene encoding UTP--glucose-1-phosphate uridylyltransferase GalU, whose translation MKVKKAIIPAAGLGTRFLPATKAQPKEMLPIVDKPTLQYIIEEAVASGIEEILIITGRNKKSIEDHFDKSVELELELEKKGKTEMLEEVRKISDMVNIHYIRQKEPKGLGHAIHCAKSFIGNEPFAVLLGDDIVDAEVPCLKQMIDVYNEYKTTVLGVQTVAEEDVNKYGIVDGKYIEEGVYKVKNLVEKPKKEEAPSNVAILGRYIINPEIFEILENTTPGAGGEIQLTDGLKTLAERQAMYAYTFKGKRYDVGNKLGFLQATIEFALKREDLKDDFKAYLADLMKNGLLNDVYEQVAASEE comes from the coding sequence ATGAAAGTAAAAAAAGCTATCATACCAGCAGCAGGACTTGGAACAAGATTTTTACCAGCTACAAAGGCACAACCCAAAGAGATGTTACCTATAGTAGATAAACCTACGCTTCAGTACATTATTGAAGAAGCAGTAGCATCTGGTATTGAAGAAATCTTAATCATTACAGGTAGAAATAAAAAGAGCATAGAGGATCATTTTGACAAATCTGTAGAACTAGAATTAGAGCTTGAGAAAAAAGGTAAAACTGAAATGCTAGAGGAAGTACGAAAGATTAGTGATATGGTTAATATTCATTACATACGTCAAAAGGAACCAAAGGGACTTGGTCATGCCATTCATTGTGCAAAGAGTTTTATTGGAAATGAACCCTTTGCTGTACTTTTAGGAGACGATATTGTGGATGCTGAAGTTCCTTGCCTTAAGCAAATGATTGATGTATATAACGAGTACAAAACCACTGTTTTAGGTGTACAAACTGTAGCTGAAGAGGATGTAAATAAGTATGGTATTGTAGATGGAAAATATATTGAAGAGGGTGTATACAAGGTAAAAAACCTAGTAGAAAAGCCTAAAAAAGAAGAAGCACCTTCAAATGTTGCAATACTTGGTAGATATATTATTAATCCAGAAATATTTGAGATCCTAGAAAATACTACTCCAGGAGCAGGTGGAGAGATTCAGCTGACAGATGGATTAAAGACTTTGGCTGAAAGACAAGCTATGTATGCATATACTTTTAAAGGAAAAAGATATGATGTAGGGAATAAATTAGGATTTTTACAGGCAACCATTGAGTTTGCATTAAAAAGAGAAGATTTGAAGGATGATTTTAAAGCATATTTAGCGGATTTGATGAAGAATGGTTTGTTAAATGATGTGTATGAACAGGTAGCTGCTAGTGAAGAATAA
- a CDS encoding type II toxin-antitoxin system Phd/YefM family antitoxin, producing MPQIRPIKDLRNTTEISELCHSNKEPIFITKNGYGDLVVMSIETYEREIAKVDLYKKLAEAELQIKNGELLLDAEDVFKELRNKYVRK from the coding sequence ATGCCTCAGATTAGACCTATAAAAGATTTAAGAAATACAACTGAGATTTCAGAACTATGTCATAGTAACAAGGAACCAATTTTCATAACAAAGAATGGATACGGTGATTTGGTTGTTATGAGTATAGAGACATATGAACGAGAGATAGCTAAAGTAGATCTTTATAAAAAACTTGCAGAAGCAGAACTTCAAATTAAAAACGGTGAGTTACTTTTAGATGCAGAGGATGTTTTTAAAGAACTAAGAAATAAGTATGTTAGAAAATAA
- a CDS encoding Rpn family recombination-promoting nuclease/putative transposase, with protein MVKKHDFDAAWKSILEAFEVEIVELLFPELFDKIVWELGTESLDNELKEIQKEIFDKDRSEKIISDKIIKVRLKDEGSKILFIHVEVQSYSSGYEVFGERMFRYFYRIWDKFRYKYEDNSEIVAAAIYTYKGDRGKDQRYVYKLPEMEKEILIYNFKTIDVEKIRLENISEDNPLKLVFKMAKRLLEIGVADEEIYKAKIALAEELKNYNKVKNDDQIKALVDFLEYLFLIQDEVLDSKYEEYKKVMGGVLDMTIDDIRKIHYTQKGREKGREEGANERAIRIAKKMLRRGDSIEDIVDVTELKREQVEELKKELIN; from the coding sequence TTGGTAAAGAAGCATGATTTTGATGCAGCATGGAAATCAATATTAGAAGCTTTTGAAGTGGAAATTGTAGAGCTACTATTTCCAGAATTATTTGACAAAATTGTATGGGAGTTAGGAACAGAATCTTTAGATAACGAATTAAAAGAGATTCAAAAGGAAATATTTGATAAGGATCGTAGTGAAAAGATTATATCTGATAAAATCATAAAAGTAAGATTAAAAGATGAGGGAAGTAAAATATTATTTATACATGTAGAAGTACAAAGTTATAGTAGCGGATATGAAGTCTTTGGAGAACGGATGTTTAGGTATTTTTATAGGATATGGGATAAATTTAGATATAAATATGAAGACAATTCAGAAATAGTAGCAGCAGCTATCTATACGTATAAAGGGGATAGAGGAAAAGATCAAAGATATGTATATAAACTGCCAGAAATGGAAAAAGAGATACTTATTTATAATTTTAAAACGATAGATGTGGAGAAGATAAGACTTGAAAATATAAGTGAGGATAATCCATTAAAACTAGTTTTTAAGATGGCAAAAAGATTATTAGAAATAGGTGTGGCAGATGAAGAAATATATAAGGCGAAAATAGCATTAGCAGAAGAACTTAAAAATTATAACAAAGTCAAAAATGATGATCAGATAAAGGCTTTGGTAGATTTTTTAGAATATTTATTTTTGATTCAAGATGAAGTGTTAGATAGTAAGTATGAGGAATATAAAAAAGTAATGGGAGGTGTATTGGATATGACAATTGATGATATAAGGAAAATACACTATACACAAAAAGGAAGAGAAAAGGGAAGAGAAGAAGGAGCTAATGAAAGAGCAATACGAATAGCTAAAAAAATGCTTAGACGTGGAGATTCAATAGAGGATATTGTTGATGTTACAGAACTTAAAAGAGAACAAGTAGAAGAATTAAAAAAAGAGTTAATTAATTAG
- a CDS encoding type II toxin-antitoxin system RelE/ParE family toxin, with protein sequence MLENNYNIKFTPKANDDLKEIYSYISSKLFAQNEADNLLERMETSIMRLKELPFSCNFVADEYLKNKGYRKLMVDNYIVFYLVEEMEKKVIIIRVLYGRLILKHI encoded by the coding sequence ATGTTAGAAAATAATTACAATATTAAATTTACTCCAAAAGCAAATGATGACTTAAAGGAGATTTACAGCTATATTTCTAGTAAGCTATTTGCCCAAAATGAGGCAGATAATTTACTTGAAAGAATGGAAACAAGTATTATGAGATTGAAAGAATTGCCGTTTTCTTGCAATTTCGTAGCTGATGAATATTTAAAGAATAAAGGCTATCGTAAGCTCATGGTAGATAACTATATTGTTTTTTATTTGGTAGAAGAGATGGAGAAGAAAGTCATTATCATACGTGTTCTATATGGAAGACTGATTTTAAAGCATATTTAG
- a CDS encoding VanZ family protein encodes MTFNKIISWFAVFLWMILIFNLSSQVAAQSNQLSTGITKVIAKTVEKVHPKADFNIRSFNHIVRKNAHFFAYLVLGVLVMNAMRKSGGYEYKYVVVALLICVLYAISDEIHQVFVPGRGPGVKDVLIDSWGATVGTLVYLGIDKVVKGRSKI; translated from the coding sequence ATGACTTTTAATAAAATTATTTCTTGGTTTGCTGTGTTCCTTTGGATGATACTTATTTTTAACCTGTCATCCCAAGTGGCAGCGCAGTCTAATCAGTTGAGTACAGGAATAACAAAAGTAATTGCAAAAACAGTGGAGAAGGTTCATCCAAAGGCAGATTTTAATATAAGGAGTTTCAACCATATAGTAAGAAAAAATGCCCATTTCTTTGCCTACCTTGTGCTTGGAGTATTAGTGATGAATGCCATGAGGAAAAGTGGGGGATATGAATATAAGTATGTAGTTGTAGCTTTATTGATTTGTGTTCTTTATGCCATATCCGATGAGATACACCAAGTCTTTGTGCCTGGCAGAGGTCCGGGAGTAAAGGATGTATTGATTGATAGTTGGGGAGCTACTGTTGGAACTTTAGTGTATTTGGGTATTGATAAGGTAGTTAAAGGAAGAAGTAAAATTTAG